A genomic window from Equus caballus isolate H_3958 breed thoroughbred chromosome 5, TB-T2T, whole genome shotgun sequence includes:
- the TM2D1 gene encoding TM2 domain-containing protein 1 isoform X5 has product MAASGAPRPAAPAAAARLLGVLWLVSAAAGEDALKCEDLRVGQYLCKDPKINDATQEPVNCTNYTAHVPCFPAPNITCKDFGGNETHFTGREVGFFKPISCRNVNGYSYKVAVALSLFLGWLGADRFYLGYPALGLLKFCTVGFCGIGSLIDFILISMQVHFCASRFVWSETQPTPGP; this is encoded by the exons ATGGCGGCCTCCGGGGCGCCCCGGCCGGCTGCCCCAGCTGCGGCCGCCCGGCTGCTGGGCGTGCTATGGCTCGTGTCCGCCGCCGCAGGCGAGGACGCGCTCAAGTGCGAGGACCTCAGAGTGGGACA ATATCTTTGTAAAGATCCAAAAATAAATGATGCTACACAAGAGCCGGTGAACTGTACAAACTACACAGCTCATG TTCCATGTTTTCCAGCACCCAACATAACTTGTAAGGATTTTGGTGGCAATGAAACACATTTTACTGGACGTGAAGTTGGTTTTTTCAAGCCCATATCTTGCCGAAATGT AAATGGCTATTCATACAAGGTGGCGGTTGCACTGTCTCTCTTTCTTGGATGGTTGGGAGCAGATCGCTTTTACCTTGGATACCCTGCTTTGG GTTTGTTGAAGTTTTGCACTGTGGGCTTTTGTGGAATCGGGAGCCTAATTGATTTCATTCTTATTTCAATGCAG GTTCACTTCTGTGCGAGCCGGTTTGTTTGGTCAGAGACACAGCCCACACCCGGGCCGTGA
- the TM2D1 gene encoding TM2 domain-containing protein 1 isoform X3, with product MAASGAPRPAAPAAAARLLGVLWLVSAAAGEDALKCEDLRVGQYLCKDPKINDATQEPVNCTNYTAHVPCFPAPNITCKDFGGNETHFTGREVGFFKPISCRNVNGYSYKVAVALSLFLGWLGADRFYLGYPALGLLKFCTVGFCGIGSLIDFILISMQIVGPSDGSSYIIDYYGTRLTRLSITNETFRKTQLYP from the exons ATGGCGGCCTCCGGGGCGCCCCGGCCGGCTGCCCCAGCTGCGGCCGCCCGGCTGCTGGGCGTGCTATGGCTCGTGTCCGCCGCCGCAGGCGAGGACGCGCTCAAGTGCGAGGACCTCAGAGTGGGACA ATATCTTTGTAAAGATCCAAAAATAAATGATGCTACACAAGAGCCGGTGAACTGTACAAACTACACAGCTCATG TTCCATGTTTTCCAGCACCCAACATAACTTGTAAGGATTTTGGTGGCAATGAAACACATTTTACTGGACGTGAAGTTGGTTTTTTCAAGCCCATATCTTGCCGAAATGT AAATGGCTATTCATACAAGGTGGCGGTTGCACTGTCTCTCTTTCTTGGATGGTTGGGAGCAGATCGCTTTTACCTTGGATACCCTGCTTTGG GTTTGTTGAAGTTTTGCACTGTGGGCTTTTGTGGAATCGGGAGCCTAATTGATTTCATTCTTATTTCAATGCAG ATTGTTGGACCTTCAGATGGAAGTAGTTACATTATAGATTATTATGGAACCAGACTTACAAGACTGAGTATTACTAATGAGACGTTTAGAAAGACGCAGTTATATCcgtaa
- the TM2D1 gene encoding TM2 domain-containing protein 1 isoform X1: MAASGAPRPAAPAAAARLLGVLWLVSAAAGEDALKCEDLRVGQYLCKDPKINDATQEPVNCTNYTAHVPCFPAPNITCKDFGGNETHFTGREVGFFKPISCRNVNGYSYKVAVALSLFLGWLGADRFYLGYPALGLLKFCTVGFCGIGSLIDFILISMQSTQMDGTGPVAEWLKFACSALVAQGFAGLDPGRGHGTTHQAVPRWHPTLHNQKDLQLEYTTMYWGDLGRRRKKREKEDW, from the exons ATGGCGGCCTCCGGGGCGCCCCGGCCGGCTGCCCCAGCTGCGGCCGCCCGGCTGCTGGGCGTGCTATGGCTCGTGTCCGCCGCCGCAGGCGAGGACGCGCTCAAGTGCGAGGACCTCAGAGTGGGACA ATATCTTTGTAAAGATCCAAAAATAAATGATGCTACACAAGAGCCGGTGAACTGTACAAACTACACAGCTCATG TTCCATGTTTTCCAGCACCCAACATAACTTGTAAGGATTTTGGTGGCAATGAAACACATTTTACTGGACGTGAAGTTGGTTTTTTCAAGCCCATATCTTGCCGAAATGT AAATGGCTATTCATACAAGGTGGCGGTTGCACTGTCTCTCTTTCTTGGATGGTTGGGAGCAGATCGCTTTTACCTTGGATACCCTGCTTTGG GTTTGTTGAAGTTTTGCACTGTGGGCTTTTGTGGAATCGGGAGCCTAATTGATTTCATTCTTATTTCAATGCAG AGTACGCAAATGGatgggaccggccctgtggccgagtggttgaagtttgcgtgctccgctttggtggcccagggtttcgcgggtttggatcctgggcgcggacatggcaccactcatcaagccgtgccaaggtggcatcccacattacacaaccagaaggacctgcaactagaatatacaactatgtactggggggatttggggaggaggagaaaaaaaagagaaaaagaagattggtga
- the TM2D1 gene encoding TM2 domain-containing protein 1 isoform X6, whose amino-acid sequence MAASGAPRPAAPAAAARLLGVLWLVSAAAGEDALKCEDLRVGQYLCKDPKINDATQEPVNCTNYTAHGLLKFCTVGFCGIGSLIDFILISMQSTQMDGTGPVAEWLKFACSALVAQGFAGLDPGRGHGTTHQAVPRWHPTLHNQKDLQLEYTTMYWGDLGRRRKKREKEDW is encoded by the exons ATGGCGGCCTCCGGGGCGCCCCGGCCGGCTGCCCCAGCTGCGGCCGCCCGGCTGCTGGGCGTGCTATGGCTCGTGTCCGCCGCCGCAGGCGAGGACGCGCTCAAGTGCGAGGACCTCAGAGTGGGACA ATATCTTTGTAAAGATCCAAAAATAAATGATGCTACACAAGAGCCGGTGAACTGTACAAACTACACAGCTCATG GTTTGTTGAAGTTTTGCACTGTGGGCTTTTGTGGAATCGGGAGCCTAATTGATTTCATTCTTATTTCAATGCAG AGTACGCAAATGGatgggaccggccctgtggccgagtggttgaagtttgcgtgctccgctttggtggcccagggtttcgcgggtttggatcctgggcgcggacatggcaccactcatcaagccgtgccaaggtggcatcccacattacacaaccagaaggacctgcaactagaatatacaactatgtactggggggatttggggaggaggagaaaaaaaagagaaaaagaagattggtga
- the TM2D1 gene encoding TM2 domain-containing protein 1 isoform X4, protein MAASGAPRPAAPAAAARLLGVLWLVSAAAGEDALKCEDLRVGQYLCKDPKINDATQEPVNCTNYTAHVPCFPAPNITCKDFGGNETHFTGREVGFFKPISCRNVNGYSYKVAVALSLFLGWLGADRFYLGYPALGLLKFCTVGFCGIGSLIDFILISMQDLGLLDSNRDLSVCGLPDFPFSFFTYHLMDSV, encoded by the exons ATGGCGGCCTCCGGGGCGCCCCGGCCGGCTGCCCCAGCTGCGGCCGCCCGGCTGCTGGGCGTGCTATGGCTCGTGTCCGCCGCCGCAGGCGAGGACGCGCTCAAGTGCGAGGACCTCAGAGTGGGACA ATATCTTTGTAAAGATCCAAAAATAAATGATGCTACACAAGAGCCGGTGAACTGTACAAACTACACAGCTCATG TTCCATGTTTTCCAGCACCCAACATAACTTGTAAGGATTTTGGTGGCAATGAAACACATTTTACTGGACGTGAAGTTGGTTTTTTCAAGCCCATATCTTGCCGAAATGT AAATGGCTATTCATACAAGGTGGCGGTTGCACTGTCTCTCTTTCTTGGATGGTTGGGAGCAGATCGCTTTTACCTTGGATACCCTGCTTTGG GTTTGTTGAAGTTTTGCACTGTGGGCTTTTGTGGAATCGGGAGCCTAATTGATTTCATTCTTATTTCAATGCAG gatTTGGGCCTCCTTGATTCTAATAGAGACCTCTCAGTTTGTGGACttccagattttcctttttccttcttcacataCCACCTTATGGATTCTGTATAA
- the TM2D1 gene encoding TM2 domain-containing protein 1 isoform X7 yields MAASGAPRPAAPAAAARLLGVLWLVSAAAGEDALKCEDLRVGQYLCKDPKINDATQEPVNCTNYTAHVPCFPAPNITCKDFGGNETHFTGREVGFFKPISCRNVNGYSYKVAVALSLFLGWLGADRFYLGYPALGLLKFCTVGFCGIGSLIDFILISMQTLYLQKSVPV; encoded by the exons ATGGCGGCCTCCGGGGCGCCCCGGCCGGCTGCCCCAGCTGCGGCCGCCCGGCTGCTGGGCGTGCTATGGCTCGTGTCCGCCGCCGCAGGCGAGGACGCGCTCAAGTGCGAGGACCTCAGAGTGGGACA ATATCTTTGTAAAGATCCAAAAATAAATGATGCTACACAAGAGCCGGTGAACTGTACAAACTACACAGCTCATG TTCCATGTTTTCCAGCACCCAACATAACTTGTAAGGATTTTGGTGGCAATGAAACACATTTTACTGGACGTGAAGTTGGTTTTTTCAAGCCCATATCTTGCCGAAATGT AAATGGCTATTCATACAAGGTGGCGGTTGCACTGTCTCTCTTTCTTGGATGGTTGGGAGCAGATCGCTTTTACCTTGGATACCCTGCTTTGG GTTTGTTGAAGTTTTGCACTGTGGGCTTTTGTGGAATCGGGAGCCTAATTGATTTCATTCTTATTTCAATGCAG ACTTTATACCTACAGAAAAGTGTACCCGTTTGA
- the TM2D1 gene encoding TM2 domain-containing protein 1 isoform X2: MAASGAPRPAAPAAAARLLGVLWLVSAAAGEDALKCEDLRVGQYLCKDPKINDATQEPVNCTNYTAHVPCFPAPNITCKDFGGNETHFTGREVGFFKPISCRNVNGYSYKVAVALSLFLGWLGADRFYLGYPALGLLKFCTVGFCGIGSLIDFILISMQDSSIREGDGFITTDVTKQRSGSIWSSQCLPPASQRVFRSPPESLFLLLQYFRASVLSA; this comes from the exons ATGGCGGCCTCCGGGGCGCCCCGGCCGGCTGCCCCAGCTGCGGCCGCCCGGCTGCTGGGCGTGCTATGGCTCGTGTCCGCCGCCGCAGGCGAGGACGCGCTCAAGTGCGAGGACCTCAGAGTGGGACA ATATCTTTGTAAAGATCCAAAAATAAATGATGCTACACAAGAGCCGGTGAACTGTACAAACTACACAGCTCATG TTCCATGTTTTCCAGCACCCAACATAACTTGTAAGGATTTTGGTGGCAATGAAACACATTTTACTGGACGTGAAGTTGGTTTTTTCAAGCCCATATCTTGCCGAAATGT AAATGGCTATTCATACAAGGTGGCGGTTGCACTGTCTCTCTTTCTTGGATGGTTGGGAGCAGATCGCTTTTACCTTGGATACCCTGCTTTGG GTTTGTTGAAGTTTTGCACTGTGGGCTTTTGTGGAATCGGGAGCCTAATTGATTTCATTCTTATTTCAATGCAG GATTCTTCAATTAGAGAAGGAGATGGATTTATCACAACAGATGTCACAAAGCAGCGTTCAGGAAGCATATGGAGCAGCCAGTGTCTTCCGCCAGCCAGTCAGCGTGTGTTTAGATCACCACCAGAGTCGCTCTTCCTTCTCCTGCAGTATTTCCGCGCCTCAGTTCTGTCTGCTTAA